The Lysobacter gummosus sequence TTTCCCTACCGCCGCAACCGTCCTGGTACTGCTCGGGATTTTCGTTCATAGCAATGGCTTGCGGCGATTCACAACGGCCGCCGCCGTTGCCTGCGCAGCCGGCGCCTTCGCGTTGCCATCCATTCGCCCGGACCAGAAGCTCTTCCTGGCCATAGGCGCCCCTGCCGTCGACACGTCGATACAACGCGCACTCGATCTGGTTTTGTTCGCTCCGCGGACCGAATATCTCAGCCGCAACACGCGCGAGCTGAGAGCCGACGCGTCGATGCCTCAAACCAGGCAACTGGTCGGCCGCGACCCGATAGACATCATCTCCGTCGGACAGGGCGTCCTTTTCCTCAACCAACTCAATTACCGGCCGCGTCCGATCTTCCAAGGCTATTCGGCTTATACGCCCGAGCTGGCGGCGATGAATCGCGATTTCATCGTTTCATCGCGCGGCCCGCAGTGGGTCATGTTGGACCTCAGGGCCATCGACGGTCGCCTGCCGATGAGCGAGGACCCGTTGGCGATGCTGCAGGTCATCCAGACCTACCGTCCGCGTTTGAGCGAGCGCGGCCTGCTGCTCATGCAGCGCAATGCCAGTGCCCGAGCGACCGCGAAGCCGCTGGGAGAAGCGCAAGGCCGCCTCGATGAGTTCGTCGTGGTTCCTTCCAGGCCCGGTCAAGCGCTCGCTTTGAGCATCGACATCGAGCCCACCGCCTGGGGCCGGGCCGCCGGGGCGCTGCACCGATCGCCTCGCTTGTATATCGATCTGGAGCTCGGCGATGGAACGCAACGCAGCTATCGCATCGTTCCGGGTGCGGCGCGGGCGGGATTCCTGCTGTCGCCGCTTATCGAAAACACACAGTCGCTCTGGGACTGGCTGGCCACCGACAAAAGCGAACGCGTAGCCCGGCTGCGTTTGCGCGGCGAATCCTGGCTTGGGCATGCCGGGTTCGAGCAAGACTACCGGCTGCGCTACAGCGAACCGGCGGTAACATCGTCTCCGGTGTCGCCTCATGATCCTGCGCCGACGCCCTAGCCGACCTGCAACACCCGAGGAACGGCCTAGGCCTTCGCGCACGCCGCCAACGCCGGCTTATTCGCTCCTGCCCGGCGCGAAAGAAAGGTATTTGTGCCCGAAGTAGCTCGTAACGACGGGAACAGCGATGCCGATGGCGTGCGCGATCGTTTCTGCGTGAGCGTGAACTCCGATCGCCGGCAGCACCACGCGAACCAGTAGCAAACTGATCGCGATCGTCTGCAGTACCGCGGCAAGGTTGACCGCGACGAACCAGCCGATCTGGCGATGTAGCCGCGCCGCGCCGTCGGCCTGGAAAACGAAAATCTTGTTGAGGACGAAGGCCGTCGCCATACCCAGGCAATAGGCGAGCGTGATGGCAGGGACATAGTCCATCCACGTACTCAGCGCGATCCGCGAGCCGAAATTGACCACGGCCGCGGCCCCGCCCGCCAGAACGAAAAGAATGAAGCGGCGCGAAATCAAGGTACTTACCTCATCCGAAGGGGTGCGATTAATCGGCGGCGGCGACGGCGGCGAGTGTGCGTCCAACCGCTATGCTCTCGTTGATCGATCGATCCTCGGGGTAGTAATACGAAGTATCGGCCATGTAAAAACCTGGCACCGGCGTCTTCATCGCCGGCAGCATGGCCTGGAAGCCCGGCGGGCAAATGGTCTGGGCGAAGTCGTAGCGATGGCAATGACGGGCGACAATCCAGTCGGGGCCGAACGCGGGATTGATCTTCGACAGATAGCCGACGACCTCGTCGATCAACTGTTCGTTGCTGCGGGACCACTTGGGATGGGTCTTGGGCATATAGAACGGCGCGTACAGGATGTGCTCGCCCTCGCCCGTGCCGGGATTGAGGTTGGAGTACTCGATGACGCCTGGGATTTCGATCTCCGGATCGCTGATGTTCATCCAGAAGTTCGCGCTTAGCGCATGGCGCAACTTGAGGATGACGCAAGCCACCGGGATGTTCTCGATCCGGCGTATGCGATCGGCGAATTCGCGCGGCAGCGCCGGGACCATGCCCGGCACGTACTGGATCGGAGCGGTTGATAGCACGGCGTCGCAGGCGCGGTCCTCGCCGGCTACGCGCACGCCGGTGACCCGGCCTTGATCGACGTTGACTTGATCGATGCCTTGCTTGAGATGGATCCTGCCGCCGTGCTCGAGGATGAAGCGCTCCATCGCTTCCAGCACGGTCTCCGAGCCACCTTCGATATAACCCAGGCTCTCGCTCAGCAGACTGCGCCGGGACAGGGCGATGCGTTTGATCCGCGTGCCGATCCACGAGGCCGAAAGATTGTCGGTGTATTCGAAGAATTTGAGATGGAAGGTGCGGCGCCAAAGCACGTCGTAACCCCGCTCGCCCAGCCAGCGGCGCAGCCATGCGGTAGCGTTGACCCGATCCAGCGCTGTCCAGTCCTTGATGCCCTTGGTCACCATTACATGCAGGGCGTAACGAAACTTGCTGATGAGGCCAAGCTTGGGGAACGCCAGCAACGCGAAGGGCGTACCCCACTTGTACAACTTGCCGTCGTAGTAATAGCCCATCTTGGTGTCGGTCCACTTCAGCCGGTCCGACAAACCAAGCGAATCCAGCAACTCGAACAGAGCGTGGTCGGTCTTGCAGATGAAGTGATAGTAGCGTTCGATCTTGAGGCCATCGAAATTAAAGCTGGCCGACATGCCGCCGATGCGATCGTCGCGTTCGTAGATATCGACCTGGTGACCCTGCTTGAGAAGTTCCATGGCCGCCATCAATCCCATCGGGCCGGAGCCGACGATCGCGAAACGTTTCGGTGCAGTGGTCATTGAGGCTCGGCGTATTCGGGGAGTTAGAGTGATCGGCCCTCGGGTGCGAACCGAAGGGCCTGGAAGCTTCAGCGCTTGAGAACGATCTTAGAATAGGTCGGATCGCAGTAGCTCTCGCGCACCGCGTCCTCGAAGGCATGCTGGGCGACTCCGAACACCGCCTGAGTGTCCACGCCCTTGAAGTCGTCGCCGGCCGACAAGGCTTTGAGCTGATCCACGGTAAACGGCGGCTTGCGACTGAACACGGCATAGGTCCGCAGCAGAAAAGCGAACCAGGCGATGGGGATATGCACGATCCAGGTGCGCAAGCCCTTGGCCGCCTTGATGGTCTTGATGATGTCGACATAGGTAATGCGAGTGTCGCCGACGATGTCGTAGATCGCGCCTTGCGGTTCGCGCTCGATGCACTTGACGATGCAGCGGCAGAAGTCGCGCTCGTACAGCGGCTGGCGCATGAACTTGCCGTCGCCCGGGATCGGGAATACCGGCGTGCGCGCCATGAAGCGCGACAGCCAGCCCAGGTGCTTGGGATCGAACCAGCCGAACATCAGAGTCGGACGCAGCACGCAGTGGCGCAGGCCGCTGTGCACGACCATGGCCTCCTGCTGCTTCTTCGTATTGGTGTAATCGTCGTTGGCGACCGAATTCACCACCGACGAGCTTATGTGCACCAGATACGGCATCCGCTGGCGCTTGCACGCCTCCAGGACGACGCGGGTGGCGTCGATGTTGTTGCGGATGAACAACTCGCCGTGCTTGCCGGTGATCTGCGCATGCAGCTGGATCAGGCAACGCGCGTCGCGCAGGGCCGGTTCCCACTTCGCCGTTTCGGCAGGGTCCGCCAGATCCGCGTGAATGGCTTCGACATCGGGATGCAGCGACTTGAGGATGTCTAGGTTGTAGGCGTGCTTGTCAATCGCGACCAGCCGGGTATAGCCCTGTGCCTTCAACTCGACGATCAAATTCTGGCCGACCAGTCCGGCGGCGCCGGTCAGTACGATCTTGGCGTGCTTGTCGTTCATCGAAATCCGGCTTACAGCTTGATACGGCGAAAGACGAATTCGGGGATGTTCTTGATCGCCTGCATGATTCCCCACCAGAACCATGGCAGGTAGGCCACGCCGCGGCGCTTGTCGATCGCATCGACGATGCCGCGCGCTATCCGGTCGGGCGTGGCCCACAACGCGCCTTTCTTGAACGACCGGGTCATCGGCGTATCGACGAAGCCCGGCTTGATCGTCAGCACATTGATCCCGTCGGCGTTGAGACGTTGGCGCAGGCCGCTGAAAAAGGTGCTGACCGCGGCTTTGGCGCTGCCGTAAAGATAGTTGCTGGCACGGCCGCGATCGCCGGCGACGGACGAGATCGCCGCCAGCGTGGAACCGGACTTGAGCCGCGGAGCGATCGCCGTGGCCAACGCGATGGTGGACAAGCCATTGGTGGAAAACTCGCGCAGCGCCAGTTCCGCCGACGCCTCGCAAGCCGCCTGGTCGGGCAAGGTACCGTGCGCGATCAGAACCAGATCGATCTGGCCGAACTCGGCCCAGGCCGCGTCGAGCACGTCCTGATGCCGCTCGTAAGCGTTGACGTCGAACGCGCTCACCGCGGTCTTGCCGGCGCCGCGTACGCCCAGGTCGGCGGCGATCGCGCTCAGCCGGTCCAGGTCGCGACCGACCAGATACAGCGCGGCGCCGCGAGCGGCGTAAACACGGGCGGTGGCCTCGGCGATGGCCGATGTGGCGCCGATGATCAGGACTCGGTACATGCTCACTCCATCACCCGGCGCCAAAAACCGGACGAGAACTTCGGATCGATATGGGCCTGAAAGCGCGGCCATTGCGGGTATGCGCTACGGAACAGACGGCCGGACATGCGCGCATCCTTGGCCGGATACACCGCGCCGCCGGCCTCGGCGACGATGGCGTCGAGGCGATCGAGCAGCGCGAAGGTCGCCGGGCCGCCATTAGGAAAATCCAATGCCAGCGTCGTGCCGGGACGAGGAAACGAAAGCAGGCCGAGCGAGGGAATCTCGCCGAATTCTTTCAGCACCGCCAAGAACGAACCGCCGCCGTCGCGCGAGATTTCACCGAGCATCGCGGCGATGCCGTCGCGCGCGTTCGCTGGCGGCAGCACGCATTGGTGCTGGAAGAAACCGCGCGGGCCGTACATGCGGTTCCAGTCGCCGATGCCGTCGAGCGGATAGAAGTAGTTCGCGTAATGAACACTGTCGCGTCGGCGCGGCGCCCGCTGGCGGTGGTAGTACAAGGCGTTGAGCGGACGCAGGCTGAGCCGGTTGACCAGCGACATGGGCGGTGTGAACGGCATCGCCATAGGCGTCGCCGACGCGGGCACATGCCGGCCGGCGTCGCCGGGCGCATGATCGGCGCGCAGGAAATGGCCGCGCCCTAGGGAGCGGCCGCGAGCCATGCAGTCGATCCAGGCGACGGTGTATTCGTGGCTGTGCGCCGATTGCGCCGACAGAGCGAAAAAATCGTCGAGCTGGCCGAAGCGGATCGACTCGACCTCCATCCACGGACCGGGCACGCGCCGCAATTGCAATTCCGCCCAGACGATCGCGCCGGTCAACCCCAGCCCACCGACGCTGGCCGCGAACAAATCCTCGCCGGGCGCGCACACCTGGCGGCTGCCGTCGCTGCGCAGCAATTCGAAGCAGCGCAGGTGATGGCCGAAATTGCCCGAGCCGTGATGGTTTTTGCCGTGCACGTCGTTGGCGATCGCGCCACCCACGGTGACGTAACGGGTGCCCGGCGTCACCGGCAGGAACCAGCCCTGCGGCAAGGCGATGGCGATGATGTCCGCCAGGGTCACCCCGGCCTCGCAGCGCAACACGCCGCTGGCGGAATCGAACGCGATGAAACGATCGAGACCGCGCAGGTGCAGCAAGGTGCCGTCCGGGTTGAGGCAACTGTCGCCGTAACTGCGGCCGTTGCCGTAGGGCAGAACGCTGCCATCGACCTGCGGCAATGGCTGGCGGCGATCGGTCAGCGGCACGATCCGCTGGCGTGCCTGCGGATAACGCCCCCAGGATTGGCCCGGCCGGGTCATCCGATGGCGCCCAGGGCCAGCAATCCGCAAAAGACGATCACGATCTGGCTGGCGCGATCGGTGGCCGCGAACACCACCGGATCGTCGTCCATGCCGCCGCGATGGGAGGTCATCCACAGATGGCTGATCCAGTACAGCAGCAACGGGCAGATCAGCCATAGCACCTGCGGACGCGCGTACAGCGCCAGGCTTTCCGGGCTATTGATGTAGAGCGCGAACACCAGCACGGCCAGATAGCCGGCGCTGCTGCCCAGGGATTGGATCAGCGGCAGATCCTCGACCGCATAACCACGGCCGCTGACCTTGCGCTGGCCGTTGCCGAGAATCGCCGACAACTCGGTGTAGCGCTTGAGCATCGCCAGACTGAGGAAGATGAACATCGAGAACGCGAGCAGCCAGAACGAAAGCGTGGCGCCGATCGCGACCGCGCCGCCGATGATGCGCAAGGTGTACAAGCTCGCCAACACGATCACATCGACCATGACGATGCGCTTGAGTCGCAGCGAATAGGCCAGGGTCGTCGCGTAGTACCCCATCAGCACCAGGGCGAACCAGGGGTTGGCGATGAGCGCCAAGGCGAAACCAGCTAGCGCCAACAGCGGCGCCACGAACAGACCGTGCAGCAACGGCAGGCGCCCGGCGGCGAACGGCCGCAACCGCTTGCGTGGATGCTGCCGGTCGGCGGGCAAGTCGAGCAGATCGTTGAGGACGTAGACGCCCGAAGCGCTCAGATTGAAAGCGATGAAGGCGAGCACCGAGACGATCACGGCCTCGACATCGAAGAACCGGTGCGAAGCCAGCAACGGCAGGAACACCAGGAGGTTCTTCAACCACTGGTGGATGCGTAGCGCCTTGATCCAGGTCTTGAACCCGCCGCCCTGCGCAGGCAGTTGGCCGGCGACATCGACGACCTGCGCCGCGCGCGCGGCCAGGCCCGGCGAACCATTGACGACCCAGGCATTGCGCGCCCGCGCCCACACCGGCAGATCGATGGCGGCGTTGCCCATGTAGTCGAAGCCGCGCTCACCGAAACGCTCGGCGAGTGCCTGCGCTTTGTTCGCGCCCGACAGATTGACACCGTCGTCGCTGGCCAACACCAGATCGAACACGCCCAGATGGGTCGCGACTTGTTGCGCGAACTTCGTGTGGCTCGCGGTACACAGCACGCGCGGCCGTGCCTGGGTCTCGCGCAATGCGTCCACCACGCGTTCGTCGTACGGCAAGGTGGCGACGTCCAGCTCGACTCGCGAGGCGATCTCATGCTTCAGCGCGGCTTTTCCCCGCAGCAGCCAGAACGGCAGCAGGAGCAGCAGCAGCGGTCGCCTGCTGAACAAGGCCAGCACCGACTCGTACAGCAGATCGGATTTCAGCAAGGTGCCGTCGAGATCGACACACAGGGCGACGGTGCTGCGCTCGGTTTGAGGCGTATGTTCCGTCACCGCTCGCTGCCCTGCAGGGTTGAGATGGGTCGAACGCGAACAAGCGCGATCGCCGCGACCGTGCCTGTCGAAATAAGATCAAAGCCAGATCGGCCGCCGGACATGGGTTACTCCCGCTGCAGGATCGAACGCCATGCGGAAACCACCCGCGCCCCCGCCAGATGCTCGGTGAAATAACCACGCGCCTGTCTGGCAAGAGAATACCTGCGACGGGAATCCTCGGCGAGCGACGCCAAGGCCCGTGCCAGATCGTTCGCATCGGCGGTCTCGACCGCCAACAGCGGCGGAGCCGGAACCGCGTGCGGCAGGGACATCTTGCCCTGGCTGACGATGGCCCGCCCGGCGGCCAGATACATGTAGAGCTTGAACGGCAACACCCGCGCGGCCTTGCCTTCGCCGCCGAATACGCCCAGACAGATATCGGCACCGGCGATCTCCGACGCCAGCGCCTCCAGCGATTGCCATTGACGCACCCAGCTCACCTGAGTGGCATCGTGTCCGGCGATGAACTCGCTCAACGCCGGCCCCAGTTGTCCGTCGCCGATGAACCGGAAGTGGAAACGCCCGGCGTGCCGCTCATCGCTCAACAACCGCTGTATCGCCGACAGGATCGTCGGCACGCCGTGCAATGGAATCAGCGTACCCACGAACAGGACACGCAAGGGCTCATGCGAGTCTTCCACGCCGGACGGCACGGCCAGAAACGGCGCTTCGTCGATCGCCAGGGGCAAGGATCGCACTCGCTGCGGTTGCAGGTCGAAGTCGTCGATCATGCTGAGCCGGTTGGCCTCGGTATCGACCAGGACCATGGACGCGGCGCGCAAGGCGCGGGCTTCGAAACGCTTGATCCATCGCGAGGCCGCGGAGCCGCCGCCGCTGCGATCGCGATCGCGATCGCGGAACATCGAGTCCCATATCGAGATGTACGCATCGACGATGCAATAAGGGCGGATGCCGCGCGGCAGCCACGACGCCAGCCACATGAAGAAGACGCTGGGATAAGGCACGTAGACCGGAACGCTTTCGCCGCCGCGCGCGACCCACAACACTCGCAACAGACTGCACAGATTGCCCAAGCCCAGGCCTGCCAGCGCACGCAATTGCTTCAAGGGCGAAAGATGCCGCAGCGTCCACAAATGCAGATGCGGCGGCAATTCCCGGCCGAGATCGCGAATACGCGCCACCTCGTGCGCCTGCAGCAGTTTCAGAGTCTGCTCGGCGTTGGGATAACCCGATCCGGATGCGCGCAGTCCGGCGACGACCAGGGTCTGCGCGATCATCGCCCTGCTCCGCTACGACGCAGCCAGGCATGTCCGGCCAAGGTGCCGGCGCATTCGCTGGCCAGGATCAGAGCCCGGGCGGCGACCACACCGGCCAACACGGTGCTCGCCTGGACCGCGCCGGACATCGAGGCGATCACCGATTCGCGCACGCCCAGGCCGCCCGGCACCAGAATCGCAAGCACCCCGGCAACCGTGCCGGCGAACAGCGCCTGGACGAAAGCCAGGGTGTCGGCGGGTTCGACCAGCACCAGATAGGCACCCGCATAAGGCAGCATCGCCAGGGCATAACCGAGTAACGACGCAGCCAACGGCACGACCTTCACGGTGCTGCGCTTGCCGGTCAGCACGGCCGCCGCGATCAGAACGACGACGGTCAAAAGCGCGGCCGCGCCAACCCACAAGGCGCCGTCCGGCCGATAGATCAACGCGGACGCGGCCAGCGCGATCGCAGCGCAGATCGACAACGAGAACCCCTGTTCCAACACGCCGACGATCATCGTCGTTCGCGACGAAACGCCGAACCCGGACAGCATCAGTCCGCGACCGAGAACATGGCCGATACCGACCGGCACGTATTTGGCGAGCAAAGTCGCCAGCCATACCGCGCTCAGCCGCGGGCCAATCACACCGACGCCGAAGGCCCGGTTGGCCGATGCGAACGCGGCCGCGTTGAAAACCAGGGACAACGCGAACAGCACGAACGCCAGCAACAAGCGAGCTGGGTCGATGGCGGCGATCGCTTTCAGAAACTGCGGCCCCTGCACGCCCAGATAGCGGGCCGCGAACACCAGCGCCGCTATCGCCAGCGCATACCCCAGGCCCAGGCGCCAGAACTTGCCCGAATCAGTCGCCACGATCGTGGTCGGCCCGCACCCAGCGGTGCAAATACTGGAACGTCACGAATCCGCGGAACGGCCAGAAATCCAGGCACTTGGCCGGCACCAGACTCCAGGCCTTGGATTCGATCAGACGCACATTCCGGCGTTCGCCGCGCGGCTCCAGCCCGGCCGCGCGGCCGAGGCGGATGATGTCGCCGCGCGCGAAGAACCGCAGATGGGTCCGATCGTGGATGCCGCGATCGCGCGCCGGCCAGGTGCCCAGCAATCCCAGCGCGAGGAAGGTCGAAAGATGGCGAACGTTGGGAATGCTCGTGATCACGCATCCACCAATGGCCAGGCGCTCGGTCAGTGCCTGCAGCACGGGCAACGGCTCGGCCAAGTGCTCAAGCACATCGGCGCAGATGATCGCGTCGAAGGGTTCCTGCGCGGCCAGGGCGCGAATCGTTTCGGGATCGTCGATCCGCCCTTGCAGTATTTCGTCCAGGTTCTCGCGCGCATGCGCGGCCAGTTCGGGCGAGGGCTCGACCCCGATCACGC is a genomic window containing:
- a CDS encoding GtrA family protein, which gives rise to MISRRFILFVLAGGAAAVVNFGSRIALSTWMDYVPAITLAYCLGMATAFVLNKIFVFQADGAARLHRQIGWFVAVNLAAVLQTIAISLLLVRVVLPAIGVHAHAETIAHAIGIAVPVVTSYFGHKYLSFAPGRSE
- a CDS encoding NAD(P)/FAD-dependent oxidoreductase, encoding MTTAPKRFAIVGSGPMGLMAAMELLKQGHQVDIYERDDRIGGMSASFNFDGLKIERYYHFICKTDHALFELLDSLGLSDRLKWTDTKMGYYYDGKLYKWGTPFALLAFPKLGLISKFRYALHVMVTKGIKDWTALDRVNATAWLRRWLGERGYDVLWRRTFHLKFFEYTDNLSASWIGTRIKRIALSRRSLLSESLGYIEGGSETVLEAMERFILEHGGRIHLKQGIDQVNVDQGRVTGVRVAGEDRACDAVLSTAPIQYVPGMVPALPREFADRIRRIENIPVACVILKLRHALSANFWMNISDPEIEIPGVIEYSNLNPGTGEGEHILYAPFYMPKTHPKWSRSNEQLIDEVVGYLSKINPAFGPDWIVARHCHRYDFAQTICPPGFQAMLPAMKTPVPGFYMADTSYYYPEDRSINESIAVGRTLAAVAAAD
- a CDS encoding NAD-dependent epimerase/dehydratase family protein produces the protein MNDKHAKIVLTGAAGLVGQNLIVELKAQGYTRLVAIDKHAYNLDILKSLHPDVEAIHADLADPAETAKWEPALRDARCLIQLHAQITGKHGELFIRNNIDATRVVLEACKRQRMPYLVHISSSVVNSVANDDYTNTKKQQEAMVVHSGLRHCVLRPTLMFGWFDPKHLGWLSRFMARTPVFPIPGDGKFMRQPLYERDFCRCIVKCIEREPQGAIYDIVGDTRITYVDIIKTIKAAKGLRTWIVHIPIAWFAFLLRTYAVFSRKPPFTVDQLKALSAGDDFKGVDTQAVFGVAQHAFEDAVRESYCDPTYSKIVLKR
- a CDS encoding SDR family oxidoreductase — encoded protein: MYRVLIIGATSAIAEATARVYAARGAALYLVGRDLDRLSAIAADLGVRGAGKTAVSAFDVNAYERHQDVLDAAWAEFGQIDLVLIAHGTLPDQAACEASAELALREFSTNGLSTIALATAIAPRLKSGSTLAAISSVAGDRGRASNYLYGSAKAAVSTFFSGLRQRLNADGINVLTIKPGFVDTPMTRSFKKGALWATPDRIARGIVDAIDKRRGVAYLPWFWWGIMQAIKNIPEFVFRRIKL
- a CDS encoding FAD-binding oxidoreductase encodes the protein MTRPGQSWGRYPQARQRIVPLTDRRQPLPQVDGSVLPYGNGRSYGDSCLNPDGTLLHLRGLDRFIAFDSASGVLRCEAGVTLADIIAIALPQGWFLPVTPGTRYVTVGGAIANDVHGKNHHGSGNFGHHLRCFELLRSDGSRQVCAPGEDLFAASVGGLGLTGAIVWAELQLRRVPGPWMEVESIRFGQLDDFFALSAQSAHSHEYTVAWIDCMARGRSLGRGHFLRADHAPGDAGRHVPASATPMAMPFTPPMSLVNRLSLRPLNALYYHRQRAPRRRDSVHYANYFYPLDGIGDWNRMYGPRGFFQHQCVLPPANARDGIAAMLGEISRDGGGSFLAVLKEFGEIPSLGLLSFPRPGTTLALDFPNGGPATFALLDRLDAIVAEAGGAVYPAKDARMSGRLFRSAYPQWPRFQAHIDPKFSSGFWRRVME
- a CDS encoding UbiA family prenyltransferase; the encoded protein is MCVDLDGTLLKSDLLYESVLALFSRRPLLLLLLPFWLLRGKAALKHEIASRVELDVATLPYDERVVDALRETQARPRVLCTASHTKFAQQVATHLGVFDLVLASDDGVNLSGANKAQALAERFGERGFDYMGNAAIDLPVWARARNAWVVNGSPGLAARAAQVVDVAGQLPAQGGGFKTWIKALRIHQWLKNLLVFLPLLASHRFFDVEAVIVSVLAFIAFNLSASGVYVLNDLLDLPADRQHPRKRLRPFAAGRLPLLHGLFVAPLLALAGFALALIANPWFALVLMGYYATTLAYSLRLKRIVMVDVIVLASLYTLRIIGGAVAIGATLSFWLLAFSMFIFLSLAMLKRYTELSAILGNGQRKVSGRGYAVEDLPLIQSLGSSAGYLAVLVFALYINSPESLALYARPQVLWLICPLLLYWISHLWMTSHRGGMDDDPVVFAATDRASQIVIVFCGLLALGAIG
- a CDS encoding glycosyltransferase — protein: MIAQTLVVAGLRASGSGYPNAEQTLKLLQAHEVARIRDLGRELPPHLHLWTLRHLSPLKQLRALAGLGLGNLCSLLRVLWVARGGESVPVYVPYPSVFFMWLASWLPRGIRPYCIVDAYISIWDSMFRDRDRDRSGGGSAASRWIKRFEARALRAASMVLVDTEANRLSMIDDFDLQPQRVRSLPLAIDEAPFLAVPSGVEDSHEPLRVLFVGTLIPLHGVPTILSAIQRLLSDERHAGRFHFRFIGDGQLGPALSEFIAGHDATQVSWVRQWQSLEALASEIAGADICLGVFGGEGKAARVLPFKLYMYLAAGRAIVSQGKMSLPHAVPAPPLLAVETADANDLARALASLAEDSRRRYSLARQARGYFTEHLAGARVVSAWRSILQRE
- a CDS encoding class I SAM-dependent methyltransferase gives rise to the protein MRLLPPQSKRVLDVGCGAGMSAALIRERCPQVRVIGVEPSPELAAHARENLDEILQGRIDDPETIRALAAQEPFDAIICADVLEHLAEPLPVLQALTERLAIGGCVITSIPNVRHLSTFLALGLLGTWPARDRGIHDRTHLRFFARGDIIRLGRAAGLEPRGERRNVRLIESKAWSLVPAKCLDFWPFRGFVTFQYLHRWVRADHDRGD